The Ascaphus truei isolate aAscTru1 unplaced genomic scaffold, aAscTru1.hap1 HAP1_SCAFFOLD_3111, whole genome shotgun sequence DNA window AGGAATCTACAACACGCacagatatacatataaacacgcatacatacatatatatatattgaccatAGGAAGGGCGTTGTGCATTTTTATTGCTGCATGATCAGCACAAAGAAATGTTTTTATATGagagataatatattttattctcCAGCCTGGGTGCTTCACTCTCCTTGTTGACAAGCTGCttagtagttttttttttctattgagttagtgactggaaaGATAAGAGATTTGCTAATCTTTATcagattttgtttttttatatatatataattggagTGGGGATatagttatatttttattaaatggaTTAAAAAAACCAAGATGGCTGAAGgtggctgtgtttttttttttatctgataaAGGCAGAGCAGCTGCAGGATCAGTCTGAAGTTTCCCTTCATTGAGCTGAATCAGTCTTTAAAAGGCACATAGCTGAGGGGATCATCTGAGCATTAAATCCAACAGATAGGTGGGTGGGTGTTTTATCTTCTTCTGGTGGGGAGTTCTGTAAATGCAGATAAGCAGCAATATCAAACCTCATCCAAGGACCAGATcctttacacacaaaaaaaagtgtTAATTTTCTCTAACTGTGTTTCCCTCATTGGCCTCTGTCACTGCCCTTGCAGATTGAATGTAAAAGCAGAAATAGCTTTCAtgtcaggagggggggagagagagagggggagggcagtgaTTAGCAGTTGAGAAATTCCTTTTCAGTTTGATCAAGGCATGCTACTCTACAAAGCCTGATCCACTCATCCAAatccaacacttttttttttttttttaatatatatttaatatataaataatatatataaataatcaaacCTCTTATTAATATTAGTGTTTTAGGAGAAATAGGAAATCAAGGAATTATTATTTTTGGTCAGGTTGTAGATTGTATCTGCGTAGagattttaattgtatttttttttcttctacttCTCTTATTTGCGAAACAAGGAAGAGGTGGGaggatttttttccccactgctcCAGGCTGGAATTTGATCTGACTGAACTGTCTCTTCTAAGAGCAACATCCAGGATCAGTCTCTGGAAACAACCTCAAGAATTTGGTTACTTGGCTAATTTCAAGGAAGTATTTGAGGTTTAATTCAACCCTTAAAATACtagcacttttttttatatatgtgtttttttttttttttttttttaactgtccaAACCCATTAAATGTGGAAATATTGTGCTCTTCTCTTTGAAAGAAAAGAGCATTTTTGAAAGAGAATATGTGGATCGATTTTATATTTTGAAGCAGTGTAAACAACTTGTTTTAGTGTTAGGGATTTCAATATCTTTTTGTGGCTCATTTTGATTGACTTTTGCTTTCTCGTTCATTATCTGGAGGAATATTTTGTGAACAAACTGCTTAATTTGACATTGGTCCTATATTACATGGAAAGGAGTTTTTAAAGCATTATTTGACTGTTTTTAAtccctgcattttttttaaagacacctTATATTCAGATacttaatatatacatatactgacTTATTGGTCGAAAATGGCTGAAAATTGGAAAAATTGTTTTGAAGAGGAGCTTATATGTCCTATTTGTCTGCATGTCTTTATTGAACCGGTTCAACTCCCTTGTAAGCACAATTTCTGCCGGGGGTGTATTGGTGAGGCCTGGGCCAAAGACACTGGCCTAGTTCGATGCCCAGAGTGCAACCAGGTCTACAACCAGAAGCCCAACCTTGAGAAGAACCTGAAGCTCACCAACATTGTTGAAAAGTTCAATTCCCTCAATGTGGACAAGCCACCTTCTGTCCTACACTGTGTGTTCTGTAGGAGGGGACCCCCACTTCCTGCTCAGAAGATCTGCTTGAGATGTGAAGCACC harbors:
- the LOC142483244 gene encoding E3 ubiquitin-protein ligase TRIM8-like — protein: MAENWKNCFEEELICPICLHVFIEPVQLPCKHNFCRGCIGEAWAKDTGLVRCPECNQVYNQKPNLEKNLKLTNIVEKFNSLNVDKPPSVLHCVFCRRGPPLPAQKICLRCEAPCCQSHVQTHLQQPSTARGHLLVEADDVRAWSCPQHNAYRLYHCEAEQVAVCQFCCYYSGAHQGHSVCDVEIRRNEIRVSAQSLLSLLSFSYYTVNDVS